The following proteins are co-located in the Festucalex cinctus isolate MCC-2025b chromosome 15, RoL_Fcin_1.0, whole genome shotgun sequence genome:
- the LOC144002429 gene encoding uncharacterized protein LOC144002429 isoform X2 — MVLSSGSSGFVQRAHFPNEGSAFKEKERQLPTPMSIMLFLLHLLFLALLTPSISHRGLPPHILGQWTFSEENSHDEELDELFRKSSQDYLILMIPESTVVLDSVVTVVDSVTPLPESEKQMTTREPLRLNAQDERKPGSTVWKVVVVVAILLVPTTVFHEASCTKKFSLGTNK; from the exons atggtgttgagttcaggaagcagtggatttgtgcaaagagcccatttccCCAATGAAGGTAGTGCATTTAAGGAGAAAGAACGCCAGCTTCCGACTCCCATGTCAATCATGttgtttcttcttcatttgttgtttttggcacTTCTGACACCATCAATAAGTCATCGAG GTCTTCCTCCACACATCTTGGGCCAGTGGACCTTCTCTGAGGAGAACTCGCATGATGAAGAACTTGATGAGCTTTTTAGAAAATCCTCCCAAGACTACTTGATCCTGATGATACCTGAGAGCACAGTGGTGCTCGACAGTGTGGTGACTGTGGTCGACAGTGTCACTCCATTACCAGAGTCCGAGAAACAGATGACTACAAGAGAACCGCTGCGTCTCAATGCGCAAG ATGAGAGAAAACCAGGATCCACCGTGTGGAAGGTGGTTGTGGTGGTGGCCATCCTGCTG GTCCCCACAACTGTTTTCCATGAAGCCAGCTGCACAAAGAAGTTTTCACTTGGGACAAACAAGTAA
- the LOC144002429 gene encoding uncharacterized protein LOC144002429 isoform X1 — protein sequence MVLSSGSSGFVQRAHFPNEGSAFKEKERQLPTPMSIMLFLLHLLFLALLTPSISHRGLPPHILGQWTFSEENSHDEELDELFRKSSQDYLILMIPESTVVLDSVVTVVDSVTPLPESEKQMTTREPLRLNAQDERKPGSTVWKVVVVVAILLVCIVGCVSTAYYLCVWRGGRIHYQPHRVEA from the exons atggtgttgagttcaggaagcagtggatttgtgcaaagagcccatttccCCAATGAAGGTAGTGCATTTAAGGAGAAAGAACGCCAGCTTCCGACTCCCATGTCAATCATGttgtttcttcttcatttgttgtttttggcacTTCTGACACCATCAATAAGTCATCGAG GTCTTCCTCCACACATCTTGGGCCAGTGGACCTTCTCTGAGGAGAACTCGCATGATGAAGAACTTGATGAGCTTTTTAGAAAATCCTCCCAAGACTACTTGATCCTGATGATACCTGAGAGCACAGTGGTGCTCGACAGTGTGGTGACTGTGGTCGACAGTGTCACTCCATTACCAGAGTCCGAGAAACAGATGACTACAAGAGAACCGCTGCGTCTCAATGCGCAAG ATGAGAGAAAACCAGGATCCACCGTGTGGAAGGTGGTTGTGGTGGTGGCCATCCTGCTGGTGTGTATAGTGGGATGTGTGAGCACTGCCTACTACCTGTGTGTCTGGAGAGGTGGCCGCATTCATTATCAACCTCACAGAGTGGAGGCTTGA
- the lman2la gene encoding lectin, mannose-binding 2-like a isoform X2 gives MAAVSCRRHRRDSKSIYILLYPQKMTLFKLLCLFILLIFTVGHCFADDDHEMEEFLKREYSLTKPYQAVGPLSSSHWELMGDAMVTTEQVRLTPDMQSRQGAVWSRIPCHLNDWEMQVHFKIHGKGKKNLNGDGLAIWYTKERMQKGPVFGNKDNFTGLGVFVDTYPNEEKQLERIFPFVLAMVGNGTISYDHERDGRPTELGGCNAMVRNLKHDTFLFIRYVRRRLTVMIDIDGQHEWRDCLDLPGVRLPKGFYFGATAITGDLSDNHDIISLKLYQLTVLRSKQEEKDEEEEITIPSVDNMELLRLGRTEEGMSGLAIFFTVLFSMVGCIFLVVVGLLLYSHWNENRRKRFY, from the exons ATGGCCGCCGTCAGCTGCAGAAGACACAGGCGAGACTCCAAATCAATATACATTTTACTTTATCCGCAAAAAATGACGCTTTTTAAGCTACTGTGCTTGTTTATTCTTTTAATATTTACGGTTGGCCACTGTTTCGCCGACGACGATCACGAAATGGAGGAGTTCCTAAAACGGGAGTATTCCCTCACCAAGCCCTACCAAG CTGTTGGGCCTTTAAGCTCATCCCACTGGGAATTGATGGGCGATGCCATGGTAACCACAGAGCAGGTGCGACTCACACCTGACATGCAGAGCAGACAGGGGGCGGTATGGAGCCGAATT CCGTGCCATCTGAATGACTGGGAGATGCAAGTGCACTTCAAGATTCATGGGAAAGGAAAGAAGAATCTCAATGGTGACGGGTTGGCTATTTGGTACACTAAGGAGCGCATGCAGAAAG GTCCTGTATTTGGGAATAAGGACAACTTCACTGGTTTGGGAGTTTTTGTGGACACGTACCCCAATGAGGAGAAACAGTTAGAG AGGATCTTCCCCTTCGTTCTCGCCATGGTGGGCAACGGCACCATCAGCTACGACCACGAGCGGGACGGCCGGCCCACCGAGCTGGGCGGTTGCAACGCCATGGTGCGCAACCTGAAGCACGACACCTTCCTCTTCATCAGATACGTCCGACGCAGGCTGACG GTGATGATTGACATTGACGGACAGCATGAGTGGAGGGACTGCCTGGACCTGCCCGGCGTGCGGCTACCCAAGGGCTTTTATTTTGGCGCCACCGCAATTACAGGCGACCTTTCCG ACAACCATGACATCATCTCATTGAAACTCTACCAACTGACGGTGTTGCGGAGTAAACAAGAAGAgaaagacgaggaggaggaaatCACGATACCCAGCGTGGACAACATGGAGCTACTCAGAt TGGGTCGCACTGAGGAAGGGATGAGCGGATTGGCCATTTTCTTCACGGTGCTCTTCTCCATGGTGGGCTGCATCTTCCTGGTGGTCGTCGGCCTGCTGCTCTACAGTCACTGGAACGAGAACCGGCGCAAGCGCTTCTACTGA
- the mtfp1 gene encoding mitochondrial fission process protein 1: MEPTEEKPSEAVDIYRDTWVRFLGYANEVGEAFRPLVPVSLVWSSYAVSTAYVTADAVDKGKKAAAAHRDEPGMGQTTRVAVAVADTFVWQALASIVVPGFTINRVCAATLHVLGRTTKLPLPVRKWTTTAVGLSIVPFIMTPIDRSVDYLLDSSLRKLYRHGEKQE, encoded by the exons ATGGAGCCCACGGAAGAAAAACCGAGCGAAGCGGTCGACATCTATCGCGACACATGGGTCCGCTTCCTTG GCTACGCCAACGAGGTGGGGGAGGCCTTCCGTCCGTTGGTGCCAGTGAGCTTGGTGTGGAGCAGCTACGCCGTGTCCACTGCTTACGTCACTGCTGATGCTGTGGATAAAGGGAAGAAAGCTGCTGCG GCGCACAGGGATGAGCCGGGGATGGGCCAGACGACGCgggtggcggtggcggtggcAGACACGTTCGTGTGGCAGGCTCTGGCCTCCATCGTCGTCCCGGGATTCACCATTAACCGCGTGTGTGCCGCCACGCTGCACGTTCTGGGCCGCACCACCAAATTGCCCCTGCCCGTGCGCAAGTGGACCACCACGGCCGTCGGCCTCTCAATCGTCCCGTTCATCATGACCCCTATTGACAG GTCTGTGGACTACCTGCTGGATTCGAGCCTTCGGAAGTTATATCGTCACGGCGAGAAGCAGGAATAA
- the LOC144002429 gene encoding uncharacterized protein LOC144002429 isoform X3, producing the protein MVLSSGSSGFVQRAHFPNEGLPPHILGQWTFSEENSHDEELDELFRKSSQDYLILMIPESTVVLDSVVTVVDSVTPLPESEKQMTTREPLRLNAQDERKPGSTVWKVVVVVAILLVCIVGCVSTAYYLCVWRGGRIHYQPHRVEA; encoded by the exons atggtgttgagttcaggaagcagtggatttgtgcaaagagcccatttccCCAATGAAG GTCTTCCTCCACACATCTTGGGCCAGTGGACCTTCTCTGAGGAGAACTCGCATGATGAAGAACTTGATGAGCTTTTTAGAAAATCCTCCCAAGACTACTTGATCCTGATGATACCTGAGAGCACAGTGGTGCTCGACAGTGTGGTGACTGTGGTCGACAGTGTCACTCCATTACCAGAGTCCGAGAAACAGATGACTACAAGAGAACCGCTGCGTCTCAATGCGCAAG ATGAGAGAAAACCAGGATCCACCGTGTGGAAGGTGGTTGTGGTGGTGGCCATCCTGCTGGTGTGTATAGTGGGATGTGTGAGCACTGCCTACTACCTGTGTGTCTGGAGAGGTGGCCGCATTCATTATCAACCTCACAGAGTGGAGGCTTGA
- the lman2la gene encoding lectin, mannose-binding 2-like a isoform X1, which produces MAAVSCRRHRRDSKSIYILLYPQKMTLFKLLCLFILLIFTVGHCFADDDHEMEEFLKREYSLTKPYQAVGPLSSSHWELMGDAMVTTEQVRLTPDMQSRQGAVWSRIPCHLNDWEMQVHFKIHGKGKKNLNGDGLAIWYTKERMQKGPVFGNKDNFTGLGVFVDTYPNEEKQLEAQKKRYTPSTQRIFPFVLAMVGNGTISYDHERDGRPTELGGCNAMVRNLKHDTFLFIRYVRRRLTVMIDIDGQHEWRDCLDLPGVRLPKGFYFGATAITGDLSDNHDIISLKLYQLTVLRSKQEEKDEEEEITIPSVDNMELLRLGRTEEGMSGLAIFFTVLFSMVGCIFLVVVGLLLYSHWNENRRKRFY; this is translated from the exons ATGGCCGCCGTCAGCTGCAGAAGACACAGGCGAGACTCCAAATCAATATACATTTTACTTTATCCGCAAAAAATGACGCTTTTTAAGCTACTGTGCTTGTTTATTCTTTTAATATTTACGGTTGGCCACTGTTTCGCCGACGACGATCACGAAATGGAGGAGTTCCTAAAACGGGAGTATTCCCTCACCAAGCCCTACCAAG CTGTTGGGCCTTTAAGCTCATCCCACTGGGAATTGATGGGCGATGCCATGGTAACCACAGAGCAGGTGCGACTCACACCTGACATGCAGAGCAGACAGGGGGCGGTATGGAGCCGAATT CCGTGCCATCTGAATGACTGGGAGATGCAAGTGCACTTCAAGATTCATGGGAAAGGAAAGAAGAATCTCAATGGTGACGGGTTGGCTATTTGGTACACTAAGGAGCGCATGCAGAAAG GTCCTGTATTTGGGAATAAGGACAACTTCACTGGTTTGGGAGTTTTTGTGGACACGTACCCCAATGAGGAGAAACAGTTAGAG GCACAAAAGAAGAGATACACTCCGAGCACACAG AGGATCTTCCCCTTCGTTCTCGCCATGGTGGGCAACGGCACCATCAGCTACGACCACGAGCGGGACGGCCGGCCCACCGAGCTGGGCGGTTGCAACGCCATGGTGCGCAACCTGAAGCACGACACCTTCCTCTTCATCAGATACGTCCGACGCAGGCTGACG GTGATGATTGACATTGACGGACAGCATGAGTGGAGGGACTGCCTGGACCTGCCCGGCGTGCGGCTACCCAAGGGCTTTTATTTTGGCGCCACCGCAATTACAGGCGACCTTTCCG ACAACCATGACATCATCTCATTGAAACTCTACCAACTGACGGTGTTGCGGAGTAAACAAGAAGAgaaagacgaggaggaggaaatCACGATACCCAGCGTGGACAACATGGAGCTACTCAGAt TGGGTCGCACTGAGGAAGGGATGAGCGGATTGGCCATTTTCTTCACGGTGCTCTTCTCCATGGTGGGCTGCATCTTCCTGGTGGTCGTCGGCCTGCTGCTCTACAGTCACTGGAACGAGAACCGGCGCAAGCGCTTCTACTGA